A region from the Rosa rugosa chromosome 6, drRosRugo1.1, whole genome shotgun sequence genome encodes:
- the LOC133717273 gene encoding zinc finger protein ZAT1-like, translating into MALIVDQQSNFKHFCKICKKGFGCGRALGGHMRAHGIGDESGQIDDDDDPPSDWEDKIGGGNNVPSTNNKCMYALRTNPNRLKTCRNCENCGKEFLSWKSFLEHGKCSSSVDAAESLVSSPDYEDDRRGCSGWSKRKRSLRAKVGTFGNSHCPSSEEEDLANCLMMLSNATVDPMEAEPEESCASASKEEERIRNPMNNYMAPISRGVVVDNNKAKGIANKGLFECKACKKVFNSHQALGGHRASHKKVKGCFAARLDHLEDSMADDDVITHEEFFPSKPNSSLQFDHGSNGPSSAYTSKRKSKVHECSICHRIFSSGQALGGHKRCHWITSNAAPDTSTLAKFHEFQESMEQQMMNQQRPKFDTTSDPLDLKLDLNLPAPAADENGGGGGRRDRPITTPNPSSLEVSTDFFLQSWVGTKEEDNPHHRLHSHNQIDNDNNIINNDEYNVDNNNNSSGSMQNVVDEADSKVKLAKLSELKDINTSGSSSPWLQVGLGSTTNVAADP; encoded by the coding sequence ATGGCTCTGATTGTTGACCAGCAATCAAACTTCAAACACTTCTGTAAAATCTGCAAGAAAGGATTCGGGTGTGGAAGAGCGCTGGGAGGGCACATGAGGGCGCATGGAATCGGCGATGAGAGCGGTCAGattgacgacgacgacgacccGCCCAGCGATTGGGAGGACAAAATCGGCGGAGGCAACAACGTGCCTTCTACCAACAACAAATGCATGTACGCCTTAAGAACAAACCCTAATCGCTTGAAGACTTGCCGGAATTGCGAAAATTGTGGCAAGGAGTTCTTATCCTGGAAATCATTTCTCGAACACGGAAAATGCAGTAGCTCCGTCGATGCAGCGGAGTCTTTGGTCTCATCACCGGATTACGAAGACGACAGGAGAGGGTGCAGCGGGTGGTCTAAAAGAAAGAGATCCTTGAGAGCAAAAGTGGGTACGTTTGGTAATTCACATTGCCCATCAAGTGAGGAAGAAGATCTAGCCAACTGCTTAATGATGTTATCTAATGCAACCGTTGATCCTATGGAAGCTGAACCAGAAGAATCTTGTGCTTCAGCTagcaaagaagaagaacgaATTAGAAACCCTATGAATAATTATATGGCTCCGATTTCCCGTGGGGTGGTCGTAGACAACAACAAGGCAAAAGGGATCGCTAATAAAGGTTTGTTCGAATGCAAAGCATGCAAGAAAGTTTTTAATTCTCATCAAGCCTTGGGTGGTCATAGGGCCAGCCACAAGAAGGTTAAGGGCTGCTTTGCTGCCCGCCTCGACCACCTCGAAGATAGTATGGCAGACGACGACGTCATTACCCACGAAGAGTTCTTCCCATCGAAACCAAACTCAAGTTTACAGTTCGACCACGGGTCTAATGGCCCATCGTCAGCCTATACCTCCAAGAGAAAATCGAAGGTACACGAGTGCTCCATATGCCACCGGATTTTCTCTTCGGGGCAGGCGTTGGGCGGGCACAAGCGGTGTCATTGGATCACGTCTAACGCAGCCCCGGACACGTCGACTTTGGCCAAGTTCCATGAGTTTCAAGAAAGCATGGAGCAGCAAATGATGAACCAGCAAAGGCCTAAGTTTGATACCACTTCTGATCCACTCGATCTCAAGCTTGATCTAAACCTTCCCGCTCCCGCTGCGGATGAGaatggcggaggaggaggaagaagagatcgTCCGATTACAACTCCAAATCCATCAAGCCTAGAGGTGtctacagatttttttttacaGTCTTGGGTGGGGACAAAAGAGGAGGACAATCCCCATCATCGTCTTCACTCCCACAACCAAATTGACAACGACAACAACATTATTAACAACGACGAATATAATGTTGATAACAACAATAATAGCAGTGGTTCAATGCAGAATGTGGTGGATGAAGCAGACAGTAAGGTAAAGTTAGCAAAGCTAAGTGAACTAAAGGATATCAACACAAGTGGGAGTTCCTCGCCATGGTTGCAAGTGGGGCTTGGTTCAACAACTAATGTTGCAGCTGACCCGTAA